One window of the Rhodococcus sovatensis genome contains the following:
- a CDS encoding DUF2399 domain-containing protein → MSDDRTAGWRGTAELDALLAAARKKVESNWLKVGGNITVHLGDPPELWRLCSAISRSNAGLHSRAKTTRLDLARFDEWLAHPLNGGLGLLDTLGAEVPLQDKKRLAADKAEVKASALAEARTLLADSTHGDWADRWLSSLLNQDGTLGGRVAVDSLRTAARVLAVLPVDGLSLTELAELAVGDTKALSSGGAPKLVLDALSLREGVPRPADPVGIRSLWETAGVSVDALSSRVVVLRYRVAEDHIVGKWLNEAAAEGIPFPLTLDMIGRGALTNTANRIFVCENIAVVAAAARTSVAGSATIVCTDGQPSAAVHKLLSGLRPGTEVYWRNDFDWAGLHMTSRAIARYGAKPWRMDSESYLHALDARNSEPLKGAPTTSPWDPALAVAMHESGRAVMEERSIPDLLRDLI, encoded by the coding sequence TTGTCCGATGACCGTACGGCCGGTTGGCGTGGCACCGCCGAGCTCGACGCTCTCCTGGCCGCTGCTCGCAAGAAGGTGGAGTCGAATTGGCTGAAGGTGGGCGGAAACATCACCGTTCATCTCGGTGATCCCCCGGAATTGTGGCGGTTGTGTAGCGCGATCTCGCGATCCAATGCAGGCCTGCACAGCCGCGCGAAAACCACCAGGCTCGATCTCGCGCGCTTCGACGAGTGGCTGGCCCATCCGCTCAACGGTGGCCTGGGCCTGCTCGACACCCTCGGCGCCGAAGTCCCGCTTCAGGACAAGAAGCGGCTGGCAGCCGACAAGGCCGAAGTCAAGGCCAGTGCTCTCGCCGAGGCGCGAACCCTCCTCGCCGACAGCACTCACGGCGACTGGGCCGATCGATGGCTGTCATCACTGCTCAACCAAGACGGAACGTTGGGCGGTCGGGTTGCAGTCGACTCCCTACGAACGGCCGCCCGCGTGCTCGCCGTTCTCCCCGTCGACGGGCTCTCACTCACCGAACTCGCCGAACTCGCCGTCGGTGATACCAAGGCCCTGTCATCCGGTGGCGCACCGAAACTGGTACTCGACGCACTGTCGCTTCGCGAGGGAGTACCGCGTCCAGCCGACCCGGTCGGCATCCGGTCGCTCTGGGAAACCGCAGGCGTGTCGGTAGACGCGCTCTCGAGCCGCGTCGTCGTTCTCCGCTACCGTGTCGCCGAGGACCACATCGTGGGCAAGTGGCTGAACGAGGCAGCGGCAGAAGGGATCCCGTTCCCTCTCACGCTCGACATGATCGGACGAGGAGCACTCACCAACACTGCGAACCGAATCTTCGTGTGCGAGAACATCGCCGTCGTCGCCGCGGCCGCGCGCACATCTGTTGCCGGTTCGGCGACCATCGTCTGCACGGACGGCCAGCCCTCGGCTGCGGTGCACAAACTACTGTCGGGCCTGAGGCCAGGGACAGAAGTGTACTGGCGTAACGACTTCGACTGGGCGGGGCTGCACATGACCTCGCGTGCGATCGCGCGATACGGTGCGAAGCCATGGCGCATGGACAGCGAGTCCTACCTCCACGCCCTCGACGCACGGAACTCCGAGCCGCTCAAAGGGGCCCCTACGACGAGTCCCTGGGATCCGGCACTCGCCGTCGCCATGCATGAGTCCGGCCGCGCAGTGATGGAGGAACGCTCGATCCCGGACCTGTTGCGCGACCTGATCTAG
- the mshC gene encoding cysteine--1-D-myo-inosityl 2-amino-2-deoxy-alpha-D-glucopyranoside ligase yields the protein MHSWSDTTVPSIPGQGPPLRLYDTADRQVRPVTPGARAKMYVCGITPYDATHLGHAATYLTFDLINRLWRDGGHDVHYVQNVTDVDDPLFERANRDGESWIALGNREIQLFREDMEALRILPPRDYIGAVESVDEVIELVEKLIASGAAYVVDDAEFPDVYFRADFNAEFGYESGYDRATMDKFFAERGGDPDRAGKHDSLDALLWRTEREGEPSWPSPFGAGRPGWHVECAAIALNRIGTGFDIQGGGSDLIFPHHEFSAAHAEAATGGERFARHYVHTGMIGLDGEKMSKSRGNLVFVSKLRAAGVDPAAVRLGLLSGHYRQDRAWTDEVLERAHTRLSLWRAAAVLDSATSADDVIMRLRQHLADDLDTPKALDALDAWASFAVERGGSDTAAPGAFADAVDALLGIPLR from the coding sequence ATGCATTCCTGGTCCGATACAACCGTTCCGTCGATCCCTGGTCAGGGGCCCCCGCTTCGGTTGTACGACACTGCTGATCGCCAAGTCAGACCGGTCACTCCCGGTGCCCGAGCGAAGATGTACGTCTGCGGAATAACGCCGTACGACGCCACCCACCTCGGCCATGCCGCCACGTACCTCACCTTCGATCTGATCAATAGATTGTGGCGCGACGGCGGACACGACGTGCACTACGTCCAGAACGTGACTGACGTGGACGACCCGCTGTTCGAACGCGCCAACAGAGACGGCGAGAGCTGGATCGCCCTCGGTAACCGCGAGATCCAACTGTTCCGCGAGGACATGGAAGCGCTCCGAATTCTTCCCCCGCGCGACTACATCGGTGCAGTCGAATCGGTCGACGAGGTCATCGAGTTGGTGGAAAAACTGATTGCGTCCGGTGCCGCATACGTCGTGGACGATGCCGAGTTCCCGGATGTCTATTTTCGAGCCGACTTCAACGCGGAGTTCGGTTACGAATCCGGCTACGACCGGGCGACGATGGACAAGTTCTTCGCCGAGCGCGGAGGAGATCCGGACAGGGCAGGTAAGCACGATTCGCTCGATGCGTTGCTGTGGCGTACCGAACGCGAGGGCGAGCCGTCGTGGCCCTCTCCGTTCGGTGCCGGCCGACCCGGCTGGCACGTCGAATGTGCCGCGATTGCACTGAACCGCATCGGCACCGGCTTCGATATCCAGGGCGGTGGAAGTGACCTCATTTTCCCGCACCACGAGTTTTCCGCCGCGCACGCCGAAGCGGCCACAGGTGGCGAGCGGTTCGCGCGGCACTACGTACACACGGGAATGATCGGTCTCGACGGCGAAAAGATGTCGAAGAGTCGTGGAAACCTGGTGTTCGTCTCGAAGCTGCGGGCGGCAGGCGTGGACCCGGCGGCGGTCCGACTCGGCTTGCTGTCCGGGCACTATCGCCAGGACCGGGCGTGGACCGACGAGGTCCTCGAGCGCGCGCACACCCGACTGTCGCTGTGGCGTGCTGCAGCTGTTCTCGATTCGGCTACCAGTGCGGACGACGTGATCATGCGGCTGCGGCAACACCTTGCCGATGATCTGGATACCCCCAAAGCACTCGACGCACTCGACGCCTGGGCCAGTTTCGCTGTGGAACGCGGGGGTTCGGACACCGCTGCACCTGGCGCGTTCGCCGATGCGGTCGACGCCTTGCTCGGCATTCCGCTGCGCTGA